AGGCAAAGTAAAACTACTACGAAAGCCTCTAGGCTCTAACTATAAAGAGAGCTTCGGGAGAAAGATGAGTGCACCGTATCCGTACGTCGATGTACTGAACCACGACATGCATGGCCCACTAAGCACCGTCACATTCTCTCTACTCTCGTTTTGCTCGCTGAATTACATAATTTAAACATGCTTTGATTTTGTAttctatatttatctttttaaattcaTATTGTGTTCTAATTTAGCAATGCTGTGTTCCTTAGCTTTTTTCCTCTTCTATTATAAAGTAATTTTGCAATAATagttgaataaaatttaatctaaaatatatcAGTATACGTTCTTTTCTTTGAAAACCGATTTTATGAATTTATAATTCTGTCTGGTTTCAAAGTttcaaatcatattttaaaaaaaacgctGAAATCTTATCGGCCGCAGGATACATATATTGTTGCTTAGTGCTACGGTTAAGTACGTATATGCAATTAATTTAGGAACTCCTGGAATTGAAACTTCTAATTCATGGcaacaaaataacataaacaTTTAAAACTTTTCACTATTCATAGTTTCAACTTGGTAACCGGATAAGGTTCAACACAAATTACTTTTTCGCAGGAAACACTATACAAATTTCCCTATGCAACTTTTGCCTACTTGCGATTCTTTAACAACGAAGAAAATATATGGGGGTCTACGAAAGGAACCTTCTGAATGGGACAGAAATTGCCAGTTGGATAAACTGTTGTCGGtagtaaacaaaaataataaaagtttgAATAAGGCAATTTATCTCAGTTGGCTCCTCCTCTCGTTCCGTGCCATATTTGTTTTCAGAAGTGAATGGTCGAACCCCTTATACTAGCAAATGCTTGAATATATTGCAATCGCCTTAGTATAATACGCTATTGAATAACATATTGTAAACAATATATGTTGTTGTAACCTAAAGAAACCTAGCATTCTCACGCTCCAATactttctaatatatatatatttttttaattctctactttctaatataaattaagagtaaacacccaaaaaaaaattctcaaaaaaacccaaaaataacaTTACATGTTCTGAGTTTGCATAGTCGACTAATACTCAAAGCCTAATAGcaattgaagctttgaagaaaaaaattgctCTGAAGAATTATCCGCCACACTTCTCGGGTTTTTACCTTCTTCATGGCTTCCTCTTATGTCATGAACTTTTCATCTTAGAGGCACGTGAAGGTGAGAACGGTCCTCACATGGAGGCACGTGGTCTTGCtgatttatctttatttttcacTGGTATCTTTAGCTTCAGGACTTCTATATGGATAGGCCAATAATTAAAATTGTCGGCTCGTATCAAAAATCACTAATTTATCTGCcgagaaatttatttttattcaccAACAACTCCTTCAGGCTTCAACACATCTAAATATTATAGGTTAATAGTGGACTAGTCCAGTCTGGTTGGATTGGATACTATACAAACGTATCATGCCGTATATGATATATCTTTCACTAACAATACATATTTGGTAAATTCTTGTTAGTATAAACTCTTGTCATTCTTGTTCACTTCAGATTTTTAAACGGTAACTAtctagaaaatttatttaacaaattatcaataaataaaaattaggtAATGCAGTTACTAAAAACAAGCGAATTGAACTGAATAAACCAAAACCAATAACTAAAACTGTATTCTCCATATACACAACTACTGttaatttaatagaatttacATTTTATCATTTTGAATGGCAAATGTTTTTGTTCGTAtgtaattatttgattaatggGATGAAGGTTTGTGAAATACACACATGCACTTCAACTCGTTGCGGTACTATTATTCTGCGGGCGTTCAGTCAATTTACATACGATTCgtcataaccaaaaaaaaaagaagtacaGATCAAACCACCGTGAAAAAAGTCAGCCAATGTTCAAAACCTTACAAACCATATATACTCTTTAAACTTATTAACACGCCTTCCAACGTACAATTTTTGAATAAAGAGAGAATAAAACAAAGATGCATTTCACCATCAGGTTTGTTGGTCGTTACCAAATTGGTGTAAAGTACCTAATCGAAATCGTGGAATAGTGGAATAGTGTATAAGCATGATGTGCTATCTTATTCACCACGCTGTTATAAATAGGAAGACtaaaatgaaaagaagaaagagatatcAAGAGATGAGATTAAAGTTCTAGTTTCTTGTCGATAAGGGTCCAAGTTCGCACCATGTCACTAAAAGCCAAAGCAAAGTGGGATCTGAAGATACATTGTTGATGGAATATATGTTCTGGTTGCATATACACTTAATATGTATGATGTACCCTAAAAATCCAATTTACTTATTTTTCTTAGATTatacttatataacaaatatatagCCAAAAGAAGATATATCCACCCGAAATTGTTATGATGATTGGCGGTGCTAGATGGTTATTGAGCACAAGATAGAGATAGATGCATACATGGATAATTCTGTTTTGGCCGAATATGATAACAATGTTCACAACAACTGGTTCCCTATTTTTATATCATGCATGTGTCATGTACATACgagtaattatataatttaaaatgagAAATGAATAAATACGGAAGCAACGAGCAATGCGTGAAAGAGACataagaagaagataaatgataagaaaaatatacacAAAAAGAGGGGCAAAGGAATTTATAGAACCAAAGTGCAATGCACTTCGGATCGTCGGTCGACTCATCTCCTTGATTGTCTACATCCATTTTCACATTTCCCACTACATTAATTCGtactttttaaaatactataaaaatTAATGAGTCGCTAGTAGATCAAGAAATATTATCAAACCTATTTCATAGAATAATGAAAACATGCTAGTTCGATAAAGCGAATGGTGTGTTAAAACATTTTATGTATGCTCTACTCTACAAGGATCGAAATCACACGCCCATCTCGGTTAAGttgtttttatcacaaaatgcGAAAATATTACTGTAAGCATAGTCGAGCATAGTCGTCACTCGGCCGGGATGTTGCCCGATAGTTCTCAATGGCTAATTTTAGTAcaaattaacataatatattttcttctaagACACATTTTTacacaaaattttgttttagttatatgttttatttagtttaattaataatctaagaGACGAGTTTAGGTCTCGTATTTTAAGTGattttcgttttttaaaatcaacaatTATCTAAATTTTTGGCTTAAAAGTCAATTTCCCTAAATGTAGAAAACTAATTTCGTCTTGTGTTTCTTAATTTATATGAGAAAGTAAAAACCGGAAGATGAAATCATCAAAAACTTTAAACAAAAGTCTACTTTCACACAAagccttgtttttttttctttgttttggtagtttttttatttttggtaaaaaagtGGTTTTATAGGTTTGTCGGAAACccaaacataataaataatctTTCTTAGCGTGAATTGAACCCGAGCACTGAAAAGCTACTAGCACTCCCTTTGCCGCTAGATTAACTCGCCGTTGGTTTGGTAGTTTTTTTATTGAACAGAGCAGAGAACACAAACGAATCagtttgatttagaaattccTAAAGTAAACTAAGCGAAATAGTATAATTTCGTTTATATAGTTTACGCTTCCTTGCTTTCTCAAACTCACACTAAGTATTATCATTATGCATTGGAGATATGTAAATTGTAAAACATGGTTGTTGTGTTATCTACTCAATGTAAACAAATCTATCGCTTTTTGCGAAATAGATTGCTCTCCTTCAATCAAAAAaggattttgtatatttttaaaacttaaaattcgGTTGTATTTCGTATAAATATACACTAATTAAGTTTAGTGATAATTAATCCCCGGTAGCAATATATTTTGCAAATAGCACATGCATGCTCAAAGAAAatgtaatttaaataaaaaaaaataaaataaaaaaagggaaAGGGTCAGGTCAGTCTCGGTGCATGTTAACTCAATGCACGTTCTCGTCCCCCGTCCTTTTCTTAAGCTCTCACACTGTCACTCTATATTAAAGCCCTGAACCAGTGACCACTTACTGAGTGAGCAAGTACGAGTCCGAGTCAAACCCCCCGAGTCAAGTAATAATGGACGTCTACGGCGGCTTATCTTCACCGGACTTGCTTCGTATCGACGACCTTCTCGACTTCTCCAACGACGAAATCTTTTCATCTTCCTCCACCGTCGCTTCCTCCGCCGCTTCTTCGTCGGAAAACCCTTTCAACTTCCACGCTTCTCCACCTCCTCCCCCTCCTCTCCTCACCGACTTCACCCACGATCTCTGCGTTCCGGTGCGTTACAAAAAACTTCGAATTTCGATTGTCAATTTCTAGGTTTcgagttttgattttgatggtTTACTCCGGTTTACTGATGGACTCggttagttgtttttttttttgtgcagagCGACGACGCGGCTCATCTCGAGTGGCTATCACGCTTCGTCGACGACTCGTTCTCCGATTACCCAGCGAATCCACTAACCGTGAACGTCAGGCCTGACGCGTCGTTCACCGGGAAACCTAGAAGCCGTCGATCAAGAGCTCCGTCGTCGCCTTCCCTTGCCGGAACCTGGGCGCCGATGCCGGAATCCGAGCTTTGCTACTCCGTCGCGAAGCGTAGCCCTAGCAAGAAACTGGAAGTTGAATCGGTGACGGCGGATGGCGGCGGAGGGAGGAGGTGCACGCACTGCGCGTCGGAGAAGACGCCGCAGTGGAGGACGGGACCGCTCGGGCCTAAAACGCTTTGCAACGCGTGTGGAGTCCGTTTCAAATCAGGGAGGCTCGTGCCGGAGTACAGACCGGCCTCGAGTCCGACGTTTGTGCTGACTCAGCACTCGAACTCTCACCGGAAAGTTATGGAGCTCAGGCGACAGAAGGAGCAGATAGAATCGCGTTTCCAGCCCCAATAATAATTCGCGTTTGCGTTTGCGTCTGCGTTTGCGTCTGCGTCGTTACTGTTTCTTTTGGGGTTTTCTTTGGAGGGTTTTTGGAAGTCACGGAGTTTGGTGACGTGTCGTAATCGTGACGGCGATGGTCACGTGACCGATGGAGAGCTTACGGTCTAAATATCATTATTAGTTTGAATCGAACTCTGCTAATCACGTCATTAATTTTTGTTAGTAGTATTCATTtgacttttttttccttttcaactGGTTTTTCGTTTCTACTTAAAAGTTATTgcattaaatgattttattggCTGCATTTAATCTTCCTCCCTTTCAGTTATAAAAGCCACTCAACTACCACAATTGACTTTTGAGATATGTGACTTACGATATAAATAAAATCACAAGTCATGCTGCATGATCTTCATGGATACACATATACATGCTTAACGAGTTAATTGTTTTCGTAAAGAGATATATCATAGTCGAAATGAAACAGGGTTGCTCCTGTGTAGGTTATAAATCCTAACTTTAATTATCTGTATTATCCGTTTAAGGTTTCATATAAAGTATAGTATTCAGTTaggtttttgttcaaaactaGTTGTTCAAACGCACCAAAGCTCCACCACCAACCATTTTTGCttcacttgatgttttctttAACTGAATTGAAGAATAGAGAAGATTGAATGGAAAGAAGGACTGAAGTAGAAGAAGTCTCCTCAGCTAATCTCTATGTAtccataagaaaataaaagatgaaATCTAAATAAGTCCTATATTGCTAGATTAATTATCTAAGAGCAATATCAATACCTGATTGCTCAAACAGTAACACAACCCGAGAAAGACTTTGAATTCTATGTTAATCACTTATACCTCAATCTATATTGCGATTtagtttcaactttcaactAATAAATGACCATGTCTTTCTTAATAATTTGATTCAAACCCATCCATACAAAATCTATCCAATGCATCTGGATGCAGAGAATTGGAACCAACATTACGCATGCACATCCAGACCGGACATTCCACACTATTAGCTAACGAAATCAACATATAGATCAGACAAATACATTACGATATCCATATAGATGGTTCCATCTCAAAACATTACACGAGATCAATGAATCTTATTAGTCATGGAGATTGATTCACATACTCGGATTATTAGATCGTATTAAGTATTAACCACCATTTGAAGAGAACAACTCACCTCGGATtcagctttacaaaaaaaagtaaacggTTTTTGTGTGTGCGCGCGCTTCAGGCTTTGGGCGTTGTCAATGACGGTAATATGCAGAATCTACCTTTCGTTTTATAAATGAGCTTTGTCTGCTTTGAGACTCGTTTACGTAAACAGCCAATGGTATGGCGACACGTTATCCTTTCAACGTTCCAACACGTTGTAGAATGTAGTGTGACCCCTTAGACCACCATTAACCTTGCCTCATAAGAGGTGGATCCcacaattttattaaaaaccagtctctcttcctcttctacaAAAAGAGATTTTGCTTAGGTTTTTGTACTGTTCGTGGACTCTACTGACACGTGACGGTTTGCGATTGATTCgtttttaatgtttaatttttttttaaatcagataaaaaaataataataataaaaaataagaacccTTTAGGTTTAATCATGCTATTATTCATTGCCTTGATATTGCAGTGTGCACGGACTATGCCTTTGGTCCTAAAACTCAAACTATCGATAtcatatttacttttatttactTGACAAATAATTTTTAACGAAAAGGAAGATTATAGCTTAGTTGGATGAGAATGTACGGACAGAACTTAGGTTCacctaggcctgggcataaTAGCcgtaacccgaaatccgaaccgaacccgaatcaaAAAATCCGATCCGTATTCgatccgaaatgtaaaaaatatccgaatggatCTTTTAATgtggtacaaaacatatccgaacccgaagtgttattaactgAACCctaagtgttattaaccgaacccgaacggataacccgaaaaaccaaaaaatccgaaaagatatccgaaaaacccgatccaaaataatatacaatataattatatgaaacatgaacatatacttcaaatatttaatttcatatttattttgatatgttatctaataataagtatttaaaataaaaataactactttaaatacttgattatatataaataaataaatatatcttatattttacttttaaattttagattttatttcagttatatccgaaccgatccgatataacccgaatccgaatgatatatgattactttatgggttctataatgtgatacaaaaccgatctgaacccgatgtgttatatccgaacTAGACCCGTACTTGCAAATTTATAGAAAGGGACCTATGAGGTGTTATAAAaaagaaccgaaatccgaaaaacccgacccgaacgctaacggatacccgaacgcccaggcctaggtTCACTCCTAgagtgaacctttaaattcacccaCCCTTTAGGACCAATCAAAgtgacacatagattattaattaaaaaatattaaattaaataaaaaatagctacaaaagataaaaacgctaattttaacgacgttAACACTTCCagctaaactctaaatcttaaattctaagccttataccctaaattctaaacccaaatccaaacccctaaatccaaatcctatatcctaaaccctaatcctagaccctaaacccaaattatatactctaaacccaaaaactagactataaacctaaactttataccctaaacccaagtactagaccctaaacccaaaacataaaccttaaactcaaattatatatcctaaacccaaaattttaaCCATAAATCCAAACGGTAAATCCTAAAACCAAAACCTATACCATAAACCAAATCCTAGATCTAAAACCCAAACGGTAAATCATAGACCCAAAACCCAAAAGGTGAATCCTAAACCCCAACCTCAAACTTAGAAGCTATAGAgtttgggttaaggtttacggtttacggtttgagtttaggatctaagatttggatttagggttttgggtatagggtttaggtttatagtctattttttaggtttaaggtatataatctgggtttagtatttaggattaaagtttagggtatagggtttgagtttatgatttggatttgggtttagaatttaggatatatggtttagaatttaagatttacggtttagagtttCGCTAGCAGtgttagcgtcgttaaaattagcatttttatttttttaattattttttatttaatttaatattttttaattaataatttatgtgaCAATTTAACTGGTCTCTAAAAATATAGCGAATTTAAAGTTCAGCCTAAGTTTTGTTCGGAATGTACTATATCCGACAtcttttttataagaaaaacaacATGAAAACCTGCTTACGATTGAGACTAAGCCCatgtttttcatttccattTTTGGGCCAAGCCTGTTGACTAGTACTACCTATCTCTAATTAGGATCATACAGTTTCCACTTATGATCCTTGTtgaaatttttaacaaaaaaaaaaatttgagactCAGTTATGGCCTAtgattattagaaaaataaagtgATGAAAATCTGAAACAAACATTTATTTAAGTATCGGGAAGGCTGATTCTCATGGCTAAAACTAAACCAGAAATATGATTGTATTTAATGGTAAAGTTTAGTTGCGGTATGGGAAAACCAGTCGTTTTTACATGGAAAACCCAGCCGTTTAACGAAATTAATCAGGCTAGGTAATATAACTAACTAGGTTAaaatccgcgccttgcgcgggatcaaaattatatatatatattattttatgtattaaatatttttacatattataaaataataaatatatattaaataattaaaagtcagtaactattaaatatataattaaattggtgcgaacatataaatcaattttattaatccaaaaaatattttttttttatatttgatag
The window above is part of the Brassica napus cultivar Da-Ae chromosome C8, Da-Ae, whole genome shotgun sequence genome. Proteins encoded here:
- the LOC106412238 gene encoding GATA transcription factor 4; amino-acid sequence: MDVYGGLSSPDLLRIDDLLDFSNDEIFSSSSTVASSAASSSENPFNFHASPPPPPPLLTDFTHDLCVPSDDAAHLEWLSRFVDDSFSDYPANPLTVNVRPDASFTGKPRSRRSRAPSSPSLAGTWAPMPESELCYSVAKRSPSKKLEVESVTADGGGGRRCTHCASEKTPQWRTGPLGPKTLCNACGVRFKSGRLVPEYRPASSPTFVLTQHSNSHRKVMELRRQKEQIESRFQPQ